Proteins from a genomic interval of Musa acuminata AAA Group cultivar baxijiao chromosome BXJ1-9, Cavendish_Baxijiao_AAA, whole genome shotgun sequence:
- the LOC103996937 gene encoding protein THYLAKOID ASSEMBLY 8, chloroplastic encodes MASLSLSTTRLLFLRRSPPPQQQQLPCPSHGLAAPVTCGPRDNRGKLLRGRTLSTEAILAVQALKRAAAAGDEARVHRIISVDLGRLIKADLLAALAELQRQNEWGLASKAFAAARREPWYRTDLALYAEMVSSLARCGASDEIDALVACLLEDEEGWISSENTKEISRFVRALMAAEKAKLVRDVYGNLKSGGFEPDEFLFKFLIRGLRRLGEDAAAEEVERDFEVWYECGSLPMEPLPV; translated from the coding sequence ATGGCGTCGTTATCCCTCTCGACCACGCGCCTCCTCTTCctacgccgctcgccgccgccgcagcagcagcagctccccTGCCCGAGCCATGGACTCGCTGCCCCTGTCACCTGCGGCCCCCGCGACAACCGCGGGAAGCTCCTCCGTGGCCGGACCCTCAGCACGGAGGCCATCCTGGCCGTCCAGGCCCTCAAGCGCGCCGCGGCCGCGGGCGACGAGGCCAGGGTCCACCGCATCATCTCCGTCGACCTGGGTCGCCTCATCAAGGCCGACCTCCTTGCGGCACTCGCGGAACTGCAGCGCCAGAACGAGTGGGGCCTCGCCTCGAAGGCCTTCGCGGCCGCCCGCCGGGAGCCGTGGTACCGGACTGACCTCGCCCTCTACGCCGAGATGGTGTCCAGCTTGGCAAGGTGCGGTGCGTCGGATGAAATCGATGCCCTGGTGGCCTGTCTCCTTGAGGATGAGGAGGGATGGATCTCCTCTGAGAATACCAAGGAGATTTCTCGGTTCGTTAGGGCTTTGATGGCGGCTGAAAAGGCGAAGCTTGTGAGAGATGTTTACGGGAATTTGAAGAGCGGGGGATTCGAGCCGGACGAGTTCTTGTTTAAGTTTCTGATAAGAGGGTTGAGGAGATTGGGGGAGGATGCTGCTGCTGAAGAGGTGGAGAGAGATTTTGAGGTGTGGTACGAGTGTGGAAGTTTGCCCATGGAGCCGCTGCCTGTTTGA